A section of the Leptospira kobayashii genome encodes:
- a CDS encoding MaoC/PaaZ C-terminal domain-containing protein: MAKIKFDSVEVGQTLPPLDVPVIEHANLVRYAGASGDFNPIHNDPDFARKAGLDGTISHGMYVMAQVGRLCTSWADQKDIAYFGVTFKAMTKLGEKLTCVGTIKKKFEKDGKKTVTVSVEAKNEAGEVKAGGDLIINAV, encoded by the coding sequence ATGGCAAAAATCAAATTTGATAGCGTAGAAGTAGGACAAACACTTCCTCCTCTGGACGTTCCCGTCATCGAACATGCAAATCTAGTTCGTTATGCGGGAGCATCGGGAGATTTCAATCCCATCCACAACGATCCTGATTTTGCACGCAAAGCAGGCCTTGACGGAACCATTTCTCACGGTATGTATGTTATGGCGCAAGTTGGAAGACTTTGCACTTCCTGGGCTGACCAAAAAGATATCGCATACTTCGGAGTTACCTTCAAAGCGATGACAAAGCTCGGAGAAAAACTCACTTGCGTGGGAACGATCAAAAAGAAGTTTGAAAAAGACGGTAAAAAAACCGTCACCGTTTCGGTTGAAGCTAAAAACGAAGCAGGTGAAGTAAAAGCAGGCGGAGATCTAATCATCAACGCAGTTTAA
- a CDS encoding SDR family oxidoreductase, with protein sequence MDQNGNFDNELRGKIALVTGGTKGTGKAIAQRLTQAGAKVVVTARIIPEEPEGITHFISADLSKPEGTEKVVKEIKQKFGGVDILINNLGGSETPGGGFAQLTDADWEITIATNLLAPVRLDRGLLPYMLGKKSGVIVHIASIQGTLPLYESTLPYAAAKAGLINYSKSLSNEVSPKGVRVLTVSPGFIKTSAAERMIQRLAESSGSSIEVALQGLMDSLGGIPMGRPAEPEEVAELVGFLVSPRAGYLSGTEYVIDGGTIPTI encoded by the coding sequence ATGGATCAAAATGGAAATTTCGATAACGAGTTAAGAGGAAAAATAGCTTTGGTCACTGGTGGCACCAAAGGCACGGGAAAAGCAATTGCTCAACGACTTACCCAGGCGGGGGCGAAGGTTGTTGTAACTGCCAGAATTATACCTGAAGAGCCCGAAGGAATCACTCATTTTATCTCTGCCGATTTAAGCAAACCAGAGGGAACTGAGAAAGTCGTAAAAGAAATCAAACAAAAGTTTGGTGGAGTTGATATTCTTATCAACAATTTAGGTGGATCGGAAACACCAGGAGGCGGTTTCGCTCAACTAACGGATGCAGATTGGGAAATAACAATTGCTACTAATCTTTTAGCTCCAGTGAGATTGGACAGAGGATTATTGCCTTATATGCTCGGAAAAAAATCTGGTGTGATCGTTCACATTGCATCCATTCAGGGAACACTTCCTTTGTATGAATCGACATTACCGTATGCGGCAGCAAAAGCTGGGTTAATAAACTATAGCAAAAGTTTGTCGAACGAAGTATCGCCAAAAGGTGTAAGAGTCTTAACTGTTTCGCCTGGCTTTATAAAAACAAGTGCGGCGGAAAGAATGATTCAACGATTGGCGGAAAGTTCGGGGAGTAGTATAGAGGTCGCCTTGCAAGGATTAATGGATTCTTTGGGGGGAATACCTATGGGGAGACCTGCGGAACCGGAAGAGGTTGCGGAGCTTGTAGGATTTCTTGTTTCTCCCCGTGCGGGTTATCTGTCAGGAACGGAATATGTGATCGATGGTGGAACGATTCCTACGATTTGA
- a CDS encoding beta strand repeat-containing protein yields MSHLHRSFLFFAGLLTFLFLEACIPKLEKSILDAFSILRTQSKSSSTPKIFVTVNGLLGKGLVLSLNNSFTLVVSKNGEEFFAETIPSGSNYSVTVKTQPTSPAQNCTVSGGEGVMGSGDIKSINVNCDTTKYTLGGTITGLSGFTGVTLTNNGTDTAVISNPSGSFAFPSHTYAEGEVYSVSVTSQPSHPTQTCTLTGGSGTFSSANVTSLSVSCGAASSYGVAVNVTGLASGTLTLNQGSESLAVSANGIHYFPSDLVNGAGYSLSISNQPALHTCALSGSVSGTIAGANIIATVNCFSVISQTPANLSALLPNQTVRLQFSEAVNTGSCPVSGAAMPRADAGAIQYSVTTTNITDDTLILSPGISTWTPGSKIVPLNCVSVGGNTLANASTSFRYTVPSSIRYVSTTGNDSNTGLSVSDPFLTIHKAIDDLVISACFATKDCVVLVEDGVYEATDVPLSKNFILVRDGVSLFGGYTAGTGFASRNTSAKLTILRNSTPNAAVCTAAVMGVNPCSTVWIDNTISNKTVIDGFRVIGASVAATADSAAMHILGGNPIVSNNSLEGGTGNAVAGLSLINFGGSSLVDPNAGAIILNSMFGGSCLPNSCNTAGIYYNNTAGTTYPILQYNQVLGGGCNTPSCITYGMYANATSSPDFTLIRFNVFSGGTVAAGTAGSLSVGLFLQQSIGGVLVGNYILGGTANTSKGIHFASNMGLNIGNNATKQGNVILGGNGVLFSYGIYLTGGGSVYYNTVSGGSVSNTTGAATGFGIYSQTGSFDMFGNTVSAGTSTADSAGFSASYAVYLSNGTSASRFQQNRVFGGVSRNLGSNNAYSVGLQIFSGATFSIHNNFVDGGTSISATGTAVSEGMTLDGNNAVTQVYNNTISSGTTSSPILTSESIGLNLKGITNATDIQNNIFMTESLVNVRYCVKYASGSALFRFDRNVMHNCPVLFYNGNTAQGYDTICGTGYPAISGCPVNNLSSISSTGNLRQDPKFISNFGTSKNWAFTVNSPCQTTQIGVGGSTIDFFGTTRTAPNSAGALEYDGVCL; encoded by the coding sequence ATGTCACATTTGCACCGATCCTTCCTCTTTTTTGCCGGTCTTCTTACCTTCCTTTTTTTGGAAGCTTGCATACCGAAATTGGAAAAAAGCATTCTGGATGCATTTAGCATTCTAAGGACCCAAAGCAAGAGTTCTTCTACTCCTAAGATTTTTGTGACTGTAAATGGGCTTTTGGGGAAGGGGCTGGTTCTTTCCTTAAACAATTCATTTACTCTGGTTGTTTCTAAAAACGGGGAAGAGTTTTTTGCCGAAACGATTCCTTCCGGTTCCAATTATTCCGTAACAGTGAAAACACAACCGACTTCACCTGCTCAGAATTGTACTGTATCGGGAGGAGAAGGGGTAATGGGCTCCGGTGATATCAAATCCATTAATGTGAACTGTGATACCACCAAATATACTTTAGGTGGAACAATCACGGGTCTTTCGGGTTTTACCGGTGTGACTTTGACGAATAACGGAACAGACACCGCAGTGATTTCAAATCCTTCGGGTAGTTTCGCTTTTCCGAGTCATACATATGCCGAAGGAGAGGTTTATTCCGTCTCCGTTACTTCCCAACCTTCTCATCCCACTCAAACTTGTACTTTAACCGGCGGTTCCGGAACTTTTTCCTCTGCGAATGTCACATCTCTTTCCGTTAGCTGTGGCGCCGCTTCTTCTTATGGTGTTGCCGTAAATGTAACAGGTCTTGCTTCTGGGACTTTAACTCTCAATCAAGGAAGCGAATCTTTGGCGGTAAGTGCGAACGGGATACACTATTTTCCCAGCGATTTGGTGAACGGTGCCGGTTATTCCCTTTCTATTTCCAACCAACCTGCGCTTCATACTTGTGCTTTGAGCGGATCCGTCAGCGGAACGATCGCGGGTGCGAACATTATAGCAACAGTGAATTGTTTCAGCGTAATTTCGCAAACTCCTGCCAATCTATCCGCTTTGTTACCGAATCAAACAGTCAGATTACAATTTTCCGAAGCGGTGAATACAGGTAGTTGTCCTGTCTCTGGCGCAGCTATGCCCAGGGCGGATGCAGGTGCGATTCAGTATTCCGTCACAACAACGAATATCACCGATGATACTTTGATTTTATCTCCGGGCATCAGTACTTGGACTCCTGGGTCGAAGATTGTTCCTTTGAATTGTGTAAGTGTCGGTGGAAATACTCTTGCCAATGCATCGACAAGTTTCCGTTATACGGTTCCTTCCTCAATCCGTTATGTTTCCACTACGGGAAACGATTCGAATACCGGACTATCCGTATCCGATCCGTTTTTAACGATTCACAAAGCGATCGATGATCTGGTGATTTCCGCTTGTTTTGCGACTAAGGATTGTGTTGTGCTTGTGGAAGACGGAGTCTATGAGGCAACAGATGTTCCTTTGTCAAAAAACTTCATTCTGGTTCGGGACGGCGTTTCTCTTTTCGGAGGTTATACTGCAGGAACAGGTTTTGCTTCCAGAAATACATCCGCCAAATTGACCATTCTTCGGAATTCAACACCCAACGCCGCAGTATGTACTGCTGCGGTAATGGGTGTAAATCCTTGTTCCACCGTTTGGATTGACAATACTATTTCCAACAAAACTGTGATCGACGGTTTTCGTGTGATAGGAGCTTCCGTTGCAGCGACCGCCGATTCGGCAGCAATGCATATCCTGGGAGGAAATCCTATTGTTTCCAATAATTCCCTGGAAGGTGGCACAGGCAATGCTGTGGCTGGTTTATCTCTTATCAATTTCGGAGGAAGTAGCCTTGTCGATCCGAATGCGGGAGCGATCATATTGAATTCGATGTTCGGAGGATCTTGTTTGCCTAATAGCTGTAATACGGCGGGAATTTATTATAATAATACCGCCGGTACTACTTATCCTATTTTGCAATACAATCAGGTTTTAGGAGGCGGTTGCAATACACCGAGTTGTATTACTTACGGAATGTATGCGAATGCCACTTCCTCTCCTGACTTTACATTGATCAGATTCAATGTTTTTTCAGGCGGTACTGTTGCAGCCGGTACGGCCGGATCTCTTAGCGTGGGTCTTTTCCTGCAACAGTCGATAGGCGGTGTTTTGGTAGGAAATTACATTCTCGGCGGAACCGCAAATACCTCAAAAGGAATTCATTTTGCTTCGAATATGGGGCTTAACATCGGAAACAATGCCACCAAACAAGGGAATGTGATTTTGGGGGGAAACGGAGTTTTGTTTTCTTACGGAATTTATCTTACGGGCGGAGGAAGTGTTTATTATAATACCGTTTCCGGGGGAAGTGTTAGTAATACGACAGGAGCTGCAACCGGTTTCGGAATCTATTCACAAACCGGTTCATTCGATATGTTCGGAAATACCGTCAGTGCGGGAACTTCCACTGCAGATTCGGCAGGTTTCTCCGCAAGTTATGCAGTTTATCTGAGCAACGGAACTTCCGCTTCCCGGTTTCAGCAAAACCGGGTTTTCGGAGGGGTAAGTCGAAATCTAGGATCAAATAACGCTTATTCGGTGGGCTTGCAGATTTTTTCGGGTGCTACTTTTTCCATCCATAATAATTTCGTAGACGGAGGCACTAGCATTTCCGCAACAGGAACCGCCGTTTCCGAAGGAATGACGTTAGACGGAAATAATGCGGTCACTCAGGTTTATAATAATACGATTTCTTCCGGTACGACATCTTCTCCCATACTGACCAGTGAATCGATAGGTTTGAACTTAAAAGGCATAACCAATGCGACGGATATTCAAAACAATATATTTATGACGGAATCTTTGGTCAATGTGAGGTATTGCGTCAAATACGCGTCAGGTTCGGCGTTATTTAGATTCGACCGGAATGTAATGCACAACTGTCCCGTATTGTTTTATAACGGAAATACAGCTCAAGGTTATGATACGATTTGCGGTACGGGTTACCCTGCTATTTCCGGTTGTCCCGTCAACAATCTAAGCAGTATTTCCTCCACCGGCAACCTACGGCAAGATCCTAAATTTATTTCTAATTTCGGCACCAGTAAAAATTGGGCATTCACTGTGAATTCCCCCTGCCAAACCACGCAGATCGGGGTAGGAGGATCGACAATCGATTTTTTCGGAACAACAAGAACGGCACCAAACAGCGCAGGAGCTTTGGAATACGACGGAGTTTGTTTGTGA
- a CDS encoding alpha/beta hydrolase, producing the protein MSIWEQAYSREESTFNNKDGGKIYYQVFRPKNGAKRVLVVHHGFGEHGGRYTNLLDAIADKGYVVYLIDARGHGRSEGRRGVVDHYTDFFADLKQLIGIAKQKEGVKKVTLLGHSMGAVISFLYTGTDNNQEDLDGLIVSALAIKVQTDFVMDVKKAAGGFLAKLLPTLTIPAGLDVNMISHDKDVVAAYVNDPLVHGNVSTYLGDFLLNVYPLALESAEKIKVPIYMFHGKDDQIAVYSGTSDAFEKVSSKDKTLKLFDGLYHESMNETPAERALVFKELVAWIDKH; encoded by the coding sequence ATGAGTATATGGGAACAAGCCTACTCCCGCGAGGAGTCTACATTTAATAACAAGGACGGTGGTAAAATTTATTACCAAGTCTTTCGACCGAAAAACGGAGCCAAAAGAGTGCTCGTGGTTCACCACGGATTTGGGGAACATGGTGGTCGCTATACCAACTTATTAGACGCAATTGCGGACAAAGGATACGTAGTTTATTTAATCGATGCAAGGGGACACGGACGTTCCGAAGGAAGAAGAGGAGTAGTAGACCATTACACCGATTTTTTTGCAGATTTAAAACAACTCATAGGTATCGCAAAACAAAAAGAAGGCGTAAAAAAAGTAACTCTGCTCGGTCACTCCATGGGCGCCGTTATCAGTTTTCTATACACTGGAACGGACAATAACCAGGAAGACCTGGACGGTCTGATCGTAAGTGCTCTTGCCATCAAAGTTCAAACCGACTTTGTAATGGATGTAAAAAAGGCAGCCGGCGGATTTTTAGCAAAACTTTTACCTACACTTACGATTCCTGCAGGACTTGACGTGAATATGATTTCGCATGACAAGGATGTTGTGGCGGCTTATGTAAACGATCCTTTGGTGCATGGAAACGTATCCACTTACTTGGGTGATTTTTTACTCAATGTATATCCTTTGGCTTTGGAGTCGGCGGAAAAGATAAAAGTTCCTATTTACATGTTTCACGGAAAAGACGACCAGATCGCCGTTTACTCGGGAACTTCCGATGCATTCGAGAAGGTTTCTTCGAAAGACAAAACTTTGAAATTATTTGACGGATTGTACCACGAATCCATGAACGAAACTCCCGCAGAACGAGCACTCGTCTTCAAAGAGTTAGTTGCATGGATTGACAAACATTAA
- a CDS encoding winged helix-turn-helix transcriptional regulator has protein sequence MTLKKETITLDCGLDLVGEVLYGKWKMRLLYFINEGHKRPSELQRKIPDATRRVLHLQLKELEEHELVSKIIFPQVPPKVEYSLTEFGKTIIPLISSLGHWADKHDEQLRRVITKK, from the coding sequence ATGACCCTAAAAAAAGAAACGATCACTCTTGATTGCGGTTTAGACTTAGTGGGAGAAGTTTTGTATGGTAAATGGAAAATGCGTTTGCTGTATTTTATTAATGAAGGCCATAAACGCCCAAGCGAACTTCAACGTAAAATTCCTGATGCCACTCGCAGGGTTTTGCATTTACAATTAAAAGAATTAGAGGAACATGAACTTGTTTCGAAAATCATCTTTCCCCAGGTCCCACCCAAGGTTGAATACAGTTTGACCGAATTTGGAAAAACAATCATCCCCCTAATCTCTTCCTTGGGTCATTGGGCAGATAAACATGACGAACAATTACGCCGAGTCATCACCAAAAAGTAA
- a CDS encoding FAS1-like dehydratase domain-containing protein — protein MKPMAVSKDIVGKKLDRFEFTVERGKIKEFCLAINEKNPIYFDLEEAKKAGYTDIPAPPTFPTVIQFWGYPKIWNDMADLGIDLSKILHLKEEYTYHKILYPGKVSAQSEISDVKVGRAEIVTFKTTIFDASEDPILSAEMAIFIRKD, from the coding sequence ATGAAGCCTATGGCTGTTAGTAAAGATATAGTTGGAAAAAAACTAGATCGTTTTGAATTTACCGTAGAACGGGGCAAAATCAAAGAATTTTGCCTTGCTATCAACGAAAAAAACCCAATTTACTTCGATTTGGAAGAAGCGAAAAAAGCCGGTTATACGGACATCCCTGCGCCGCCTACTTTCCCAACTGTAATTCAATTTTGGGGTTACCCTAAAATTTGGAATGATATGGCGGACCTTGGAATCGACCTTTCCAAAATCCTTCATTTAAAAGAAGAATACACATATCATAAAATTCTCTATCCGGGAAAAGTTTCCGCTCAATCCGAAATTTCAGATGTGAAAGTGGGAAGAGCGGAAATCGTTACTTTCAAAACAACGATTTTTGATGCATCGGAAGATCCGATTCTTTCCGCAGAAATGGCGATTTTCATTCGTAAGGATTAA